The Cherax quadricarinatus isolate ZL_2023a chromosome 76, ASM3850222v1, whole genome shotgun sequence genomic sequence TATAAGAAagaagtatgtgtgtgtgaggaaaaATTTTAAATATTATAGCAATAGAGGCTGAAGTAGATGTGTATTGGAGATTAATGTCAGACTTAAATAACTTGCAGAGAATAAGGAGGAAGAAAATGTGGGATGGAATTAAATCCTGGGTTGTTGGAGTGAGTGGCTCCCTATGTTACTGACGCGACACGTTAATTTGAACCTATACTTTATTGTAATTTGGTCATCTCAATGATTCTGCACTTTTTATCGCGTCACATCCCCCTAATCTTTAAATCAGTCAAGAGAGTATTCTGGTCTTTCACAATATTACACATATCAAAAGACACTGCATCACTTTTGATCCTACTATCTCTGACTTCACTTTTATAAAGATAGGTGATCTGTTTCCTGCTGACTGGTTCTCTACTGATGGGCCAATCGACTATATCCAGATTGATGATTACTTTCTGATTGGTTGAGGTTTCGGTTGCACTGATTCATTCTACTGTTATCCATATACGTACAACAATTGCTTAGAAACTGCGAGATGACAGATACTAACATAAGATCAGCCTCGGTCCTTACAAATAGAAAACCAGTCATCTTAGACACGTTCATGTATGCAGTCAGTTCAAAAATGTGTTTATTAACGATATAGAAGTAATATTATAGTTTTAAATACTATTTTTAAATTTAAGTATTGTAGTTTTAAATATTGTTTTAAAAATATATCAGAAtatgttacgactttgatgtcgtaacttaaaggAAATGGTCCTGGCCCCTAAATGGCTGCTTAATCTActgtctaggggcatttaaattacactgaaaaacacaggaACTCTAggaccagcatgtactcatacaaattatgaagcatgagtgcaaataattaaCGCTGTATAAGGAAGGAcataaaaactcacctatacaaaaatatatataataatataaacttacatacaacttacaatctactccaaAAAAGCACCACACTGCAGTTCACATTAActcactgctactaatgagttaaaatATATAAACTGGGAGGCTTTTTCACACCCCGCTTTTCCTTCCTGCCGGCTACTTAGGCTACATTTAAAATATTAAATGCTCTCCAAAACACTGGCCCGTCCACACCAAAAcagtatacactaaaaaaaaccTACCCAGAACCACATACTCACACCGCTACGTAGCATCTTGGTTCCTCTCCTGTGCGTAACCTACTCCTAAACACACCTCATCGGCTcgtgtcctggccactgcctgactcacaggaataaaacgcgttcgctttcaggaaataatacacgtccactttcagtatactacaaggaaaatgacattatatattgagcgttattttatatatttttttaaatacagtacTCCGTAATATGTATTTGAAGGTTCTCTAATATATATCTATGGATAATCACTGACATATTTACTTCTCTAACCAATAGGTCGAGCATCATGTGTCTGGCAGCTTGGATGTTTCTAACAATCATCACATGGTGTTCATACGCCCACGCCGCCCCTGCCCCGCCCATGGCAGCCGCCCTCAGTCAGCCCAATCACATCTTTGGTTCATCCAAGAAACTTGATAATTCCATAGATTTGCCAGAAAAGGAATTACAAAGATTTTTCTTCCCAGGAAGCCAAGCAATGATGGAAAATGTTGACGATTTGTACCACTTAAGTGAACCTGATTCCAATAAAGGCTACAGTGGTCGAAACTACTTAAGGTGAGAAAGAAATCAAAGactttaaaaaaaaagtagaaaactgCAAAAGGCAGAAAGTGGTTTGAAGTTATAGTTACAGGGAAATTAGAATTTATTAGAGTTTATGGCAAAATGAAACAAAATGTGATTGCAAGAAGTTGGCAAGAGATTTTTTTAAGGATAAGGAAAGTAAACAGATGGAATAATAATACAGGAAAGAAAACAGAAAATAGAAGCACATAACAAATGCAGACTCGAATTAATTTAAAGGTGAAAGTAGAGACGAGCAAGATGATGACAGTATAAAAAATTCTAGACAATAAAAAAATGGACATCAGATTGAAAGGATGAATTGAATGTATTGAGATATATGTGGGGGAACATATGGGCAGATGGGTCTTTGGAAGACAAGTTAATGTATAGACTTTACAAGGAAAAGGTAGATTTGTTGAGGCTTTTATGTAGGCAAAAAATAAGGAAAACACCTAAGTAAAGTGGTACTAACACGTATATCTGTGTGCGGAATGGGATTTAAACACTGCAacaaggtggaggctggaggcattAGAGATGTCAattttgagagcaatgtgtgggtCAATATGCAGGCATTTGTAGAGTAGAATTAAGAAAATGATGTGGGATTACCAACCATATAATTCAAAGGGCTAAGATGAGGTTGTTGAAGTCTACTAAACATTTAgacaggatggagcaaaatagaaagGCCATAGGCATGTGTAAATCAGAGatagaatgaaggaaggaagcatCGGGACCTCCCATGATGGATTACAAAAAAGGGAAAGGTTTCTAGAAGCCTCAGCATCCAGTGAGCATCTTAACATGAGTGGAGAAAAGTTGTTTTTATGGTTTGACGTAATATTAGTTGGAGGGGAGGCAATGAAACTCTTAACAAGAAATTCATGAAAGCCGGTGagctggacttgagtcatggaCAAAGAAAGTAGAGAGCTTGTCCTCTCACTGAGCGATGGAAAACTTGCAATTCCGATGGTCATTTGAACTGGCAAGAGAGATTCTAAATGAGTGATGATGACTGAGTCAATTTTATTATAACAGTCATTGTATCTTGGTTTAAGATGGGCTGGAGAATTAATTAAAATTTCTATACATATTTATACACATACCCTTATTTTTTTTAGGTAGAACGACTCATACACAAACAAGAAAATATTTTACTGTAGCCACATTTCGCTTCTTGGAGGTTTGTTAAGCTAATACACACAGTATAAGGACACAAATGATATATGTGGAGAACACTGTGAGGTGACAGGAATATAAGGGCGTTGTTGGTTCAtactagtattagtagtaatactagtggaggTAACTTCAGGTTAAGTGTTAGTGGAGTTTATTATTTTAAGAAATTGTGCTAATGTTTCATAGACGATGAAGCCGCCTTTCTGTGTTTAAAATGGAGCACATAAGAAATAGTCTTGAAGAGGACTGGCACCACTTGAATTGTCTGCTGATAATCTCTGATGCTATCGCTTTACAACTCAGCTCTCTTGATGGAGttcttttttccttttttcttcCTGGCCAGTTTTCAACGACTGGGGTTAAATTCTAAATCTTCTTCCTGCAGCACGTCTCACTAGATGGAGCAAATTATAGGGCATTCCGTGAAATTATATTTCTGTTCATATGTTAGAAATAATATAATACACCCTCTGTTTCAGGTTCGGTCGATCAATAGATCGTCACATCAACTCCACTCCTTCCCGTCTCGTTAAGCGGGATGTTTCCGCAGTCCACAATGCCAAGTCTCCTGAGTCCGGGGAGATAACTTTTCAGCGCATGAAGAGAGGTACTCCAAGCATGTATATGTCACTGCCACCTCATAGTCCCTTCGCCTGGGCCAGAGATATTCGCCCTGAAGAAGAGACATTCAACGTAGCCTCTTCTGAAGATTCGCAGGACGTAAACAAACGTGGGTATATGAACTTTCTGAGATTTGGCAAGTGAGACAAATCAGCCAAATATTCGGCAGTTGAGATCAGTCAGATTActgcaaaaaaaaattatcaggTCCAATGGAATCGGAAAATCAAATGAGACCCAGTCCTAATCCCTGATATTCTTTAATCTGTAAATGACCATGGATATCTCTCATTTTACCTTCATTAGTATACTAATAACCGCCTGTGATGGTGTGCGGAGATCTTGCGCTACCTTGAGCATCGATGACAATAGCACTGAAAACTCGGATAATAATGGTTACAGTATCTCAGAAAATAGTAGATATTTATGTCGGTCTGAATGGATTACAACATAGCACATATGTCTAAAAACAGTTAGTAAACAAGTATAATTTGTTTGATGGTTTTGCTTAAAAATGTAGTTCTTACATATTACTGACTGAAATCTATTTTTTATCTCTGTTCGGTATTCGTTGAGAAGATATATGTTTATACAGTTTAATAATCACCCTATGTACCTATAAAGAACTTTCAGAATTTTTactgcattttcaacatttttcatAGGCTGATTAAATTTGTGGAAATTATCATAGTCTCTGTTTTGTTGTAAACTCTCACATGTAAGAAATCCTGACACTCAGTGATATTTTCTGAGACCAGTGAACTTAGTAAATAAATAGCCCGTGACAATTATTTGTATTAGTTTTATTTATACAGTCGTTCAACGAAACAAAATTCAAGCCCACAGAAATCTGTGTATTACACAGATATATTTCTTGAAGTGTTTTGGAGAAGTGACTTTTGCTCAGACGGATTGCTCACAGACCATTGATAATATTGAAACTAGTGTCAGCAGATATTTAGTGTAAGGACATTTTAATTAGATACACTTTGGTCCTGGGACTTTGGTTACTCTATGTTAGTCCAAAGGTCACAGGACCGAAATAAATTTAATAAAGATGTCGAAAGTATATGAACTTGGTTTGATCTGTACTGTCGGTATCAACACACCGTACCAGGATGTATGTGTAATCTGGAAACATAATATAAGCAGTGTCAGCTGTTTTCTGTGAATCATCATTATTAAAATAGCTAACTAGTAACTACTAACCACTACCAGTAGTAACAACTTTGCATGCTATacggagagtggtggagtacctagaaagaAGCAAGCTAtccacgacaaccagcacggtttcagggaaagaaaatcctatgtcacaaacatactggagttttatgacagggtaagAGAAGTAAGAATagagagacgggtgggtagactgcattttcttggactgaaagaaggctttcgacacagttccacacaacagattagtgcaaaagctagaagatcaagcattcataacaggaaagacactgaaATGGATGAAAGAATACTTGACAAGGAGGTAACAACGAGTCTTGGTACGTGACGAGGGCGACAGTGACAAGCGGGGTTTCACAGTTGTCAGTCCTAAGGcaggtgctatttctggtatatgtgaattacttgccggaagggatagactcagaaatgtccctgtttgcagatgatgtgaagttaatgaagagaatttaatcggatgaggatcagacaggactacaaagggacctggacaggctgcaagcctggttcagcaagtggctcctggaatttaaccccaacaattgcaaagtcatgaagatcggggaaggtcaaagaagaccgcagacatagtacaggctaggggggaaggcgcaaagactgcaaacctcactcaaggaaaatgatcttgaggtgagtataataccgattCAGATTCAGAttctttatttctttgcaagtttacaATAGGACTGACATGTTGTAGGGAGTCTTATTTAATTAGATAGTTTACAGTGcgtaattacaaaaaaaaattgcagtgcaaagagagccattgtcatgcctaggcattatgggcagactaaaaTTAATGGGTTACTGACTAACTTAATAATTGACAAGTAGATCATAGTTTGTTAAAATTCAACATCTGTTTTTATATATAGCAAACAGTAAATTACAATATGGGAATAATACAATGGGACAAGTTGAAAGTAGTATACAGGCTGTATATATCACTAGTAAAATGACTAAATTACAATATGGGAATATTACATGGGTCgtgttgaaagtagtttacatTATTAGATTGGTGCAATTGAGTATAAGTCAGAACAATGTTGCGCAGGTAATGATTTTTTACAATGTAGTATTAAGTAATGTAATGAACTTTGAGCCTCTAGTTTTGAAGTCTAGAGATTTAGGTGAGTGACACTGTGATCCATAGCACGGTATGCGATAAGGGAGGTGAATTAGAAAGCTGCTTGGAAGCTGTTTAGTTtcgggtgatgaggtgatttctaagaAGAGTCTAAACTGATGTGCAGGCAGTGAATTCCAAatcttagggccctttatgtgcatagcatttttgcacagggagagatggacacgagggatatcaaagagtgttctgtgtcttgtattatggttatgtgttctgttgcagtTGTCAAGACGAAGTTTAAGAGGAGGGGTTATATTAGAGTGCAGTGTACTATGTATGTAGCAGGCACAATAAAAAGTGTGGGTGTTTTTGTATATCGAgtaagttaagactcttgaaTAGTGGCGGAGTAGGCTGTCTCGAGTTGGAATTAGTTATCACTCGGACtactgttttttgttgggttattaagggTCTGAGGAGATTTACTGTAGTTGACCCCCATGCACAGACTCCATAGGTGTGATAGGGGTAAATGTGTGAGTGGTACAGAGCAAAGAGAGCTAATTGCTGCACATAGTACGGTATCTTCGAAGCGCTTTTTCCAAAATGCATGAAGTaagttttgtctatattgagagtatgtctgttggtcatcatccaggtagatattttctgtaattcagaaGCATTTAGTGTTAGTTAGTATGAGTggatttgggtgagagaagacgtaagtagtatcatctgcaaataatataggTTTGAGGAATTGAGATGCGtttgggagatcattgatgtaaatgagaaagaggagtgggtcaCCAACACACCTGAGactcattaaccagataactgctgaagcatatgggcgcctggcaaacccaagAACAGCGTTCAGGTACCTTAGTAAGTATGTAATCGTTTAAGActctctacaccgtgtacgtcaggcccatattggagtatgcagcaccagtttggaaccaacacctggtcaagcacaccaagaaattagagaaagtgcaaatatttgcaacaagactagtcctggagttaagggtaatgtcctacgaagaaaggttaagggaaatagacctgTCGAcgcaggacaggagggatagcgggacatgataacgacttaaaaAAATACTGAGAACAATTGACACGGTGGACAGAGACTTGATGTTctagggatgggacacagaaacatgggatcgcatttggaagttgaagattcagatgagtcagagggaggGTAAGAATTATtttttcagccatagagttgtcaggaagtggaatactctgtaatgtgatgtagtggaggcaagatccatacacagctttaagaagagatatgatcaagctcatggagcagggagagagagggcctagtagcgtccagtgaagtggcgggaccaggagctatgaatcgacccctgcaatcacatttaggtgagtacacacacacacacacacacacgacactaagaaaatgacatagcagggaAAGCTAGATCTGATCCGAAGCTGCTGTACAGAATTATTGGGAAGAAAATaacggtcaaggaccaggtaatcaggctgaggaaggaatgaGGAgatatcacaagaaacgaccgagaagtatgaggagctcaacatgaaattcacagaagtattcacagaggaaacagaagggactCCAACACTTcatggtggggtacaccatgaAGTGTTGGATACTATACATACAACAGACAAGGAggtaaagaggctgctaagcgagctagatacctcaaaatcGCTGTggccatggatcctgagagagggagcagaggcgctctgtgtaccactaacagcaATCTTCAGCACATATATCGAAACAGGGccactacctgaagtatggaaaacAAAAAATGTAGtcctaataaggaatcgttcaggaccctgtataccgtgtacgtcaggcctatattggagtatgcagcaccactttggagcccacatctagccaagcacattaagaaattagggaaagtgcaaaggtttgcagcgagATTAGTGACGGAGCATaaaggcatgtcctacgaggagattttaagagaaatcgacctgacgtcactggaggacaggagggttaggggtgaGCGTGATGCcaacatataaaacactgagaaGAACTGAGAAGTGGATAAGGAcaggatatttcagagatgggacactgcaacaaagggtcacaactggaagttgaagactcagataaatcacaagGGTGTTAGAAAGTATTTATTCAATcacggagttgtcaggaagtggaaatgtctggaaagagatgtagtggaggcaggatccatacataactttaagaagaggtatgaaaaagctcatggaacagggagcattacctagtagtgaccagtgaagagataggtaagttaggtaaggtgaggtaaattttctaaggttcttttggtacaaaattattaatttttacattgacataaattaaaaaaaaatgtatgtttaAACGTtttagataaaattttagaaaggacttactgTCTTTCTAGGGATAGCATGATGACTCTCCTGGGACACTTTTGGATTCCTTTAGGCTTCAGTACCAGGTGGCTATGGCGAAacttctcttaatgatgtcattgaCTTCGTGTCTGGCAAATTTCTCATCCGACGTATGATAGATGAGACCATTTCGCCTAAATTAATCACCTGATGCCCTGTCGTAAATGCACCTGTCTTCGGTGAGTACAGGGGCTGCTAGGCGAATAACTACACTAATCCGAATGGCTTGAGGGTCGAGGTGAGTGCCCAAGGATGAATTAGGGACGCCAAAAGAAATCTtctgaatgtggtgccttcagCGTTAGGAAATGAGCATTATGTGGCCGATTTTCTCCTGATCTGTTTGTCCCAGTCGGACTGTTTGCAATCTCTGAGGTGGTCTGCATGTTGTCACACTCTGCAGCCTCTTCGAGGAACTTTGTGTTTAGAGCTCCTAAAGCACCTTTCAGGCGTCCCAGTACACTCTCCTTCAATTGTTCGCTGGATGCAATTCATAAAGACAGAAATGCGTTGtcttacgcacccctatacctcccagcaGCACCGAAAGTCTTGCTTGATCCAATtggtgatcttccagtgacagaatCAATATCTTCCAGGAGTGCGTCATATTCACTGAGTCGaaggagggtgcacacctcaagaaataAGTTATTCTTGGCATAGTTAAGCACTTTGTGAGGAGATACGGGGCGTCATGTACATCCAGATCACTTAATCTctcattcagtttgtccttgagaaCTGATGATCCAGCGGTGCTCCCAATAGTATACTCTGGGACGGGGTGGTAATTGAAGCTTCTTGTAGGATTGCTCGCACAACTATAATTATTTTCAGGTTTGTAGAGATAATTCACACTATGAAGGACTGAGGATGAGTCTTTAAGCTTCTCACTGTGACTTCATCAGTCgcagttcctctaccagggattCCCCCGTTCCAGGTAGAGTCCCATCATCCATGTTCCGGATACTGAGTTCACTGTGTAAGTTGGATTTGGGTTCTCTTACCGCTAAGCAGAAAAGGAATGGAACAAGTAGGTAtttctgctgaacaccctctgattaGGTTTCATGCTTGCCAGATAAAAGTAATGAATTATTACTATAGTTTGCTGAAATAAACTGACTGGGGACTGCTCTCGAACGGCTGCAGGCAGGCATTGACTTCCTGTAAGTCCCTGATATAAGACCTTGCTACGTGAACTGCCGCTTTACTGCCTTGGGAGACCTCAAAGTGCAATTGGTTTGACTGAAGCAAGATCGTGGTTCCTTTgggaatgtttcttactgctgctttggctacgatgggtctgattccccatTCTTCTTTTTCAAAGCACATGACAAAGTTCCATTAAAGAATTGTTTGAGTTCTTCAGGAATCCGCCCCAGCATACAGATgtatttatatacacatatattcatACATAAAATCGGCTGAAAATGGTGGCTTGGAGTTATAAATATTATTGATTGACTATCAAAAAATAGTACCAGCTGACATGTTTGCATAGTTACAGCAGACATCAATAAAAAGATGCGGCTGATATCATTAAAAAAAGACATCTAGTAAAACGTAGGAAGTAACACCAATTGATAGCAGAGATGACTCACATATACCAGCAGTTTACACTCAGTAACTAATGAAGCTGATGCTCTTTATCATTACTAGCTAATATTTACGGAATCTATTAACAGAACCCACAAATAAtagctaagataagataagataagatttcgtttggatttttaaccccggagggttagccacccaggataacccaagaaagtcagtgcgtcatcgaggactgtctaacttatttccattggggtccttaatcttgtcccccaggatgcgacccacaccagtcgactaacacccaggtacctatttgctgctaggtgaacaggacaacaggtgtaaggaaacgtgtcggaatgtttccacccgccgggaagcgaacccgggccctccgtgtgtgaagcgggagctttagccaccaggccaccgggccaccaaaccAAAAAGTATCTACGAACCCCTACTAGTAGTAGCAACTGATATCCATGAGTGTCAGTTATTTTAATAGTGATTATTCACACTGAACATCTGATACTGAATATACTGTTTCCAGCTTTCACGTACATCCTGGTAGGATGTACTAATACCGACAGTATAGAtcaagaggaataagtttataaACTTGCGACATCGTTATTGGATTTATTTCGGTCCTGTGACCTTGGGCACTCATACAGAGTAAccgaggtcccaggaccaaagTGTATCCAGTGAAAACGTCCTTACACTTAAGTGTTTGCTGACAGTAGTTTTTATATCATCAATGGTCTGTGAACAATCCATCTGAGCAAAATTCACTTTTTCCAAACACTTCAAGAAATATGGCTGTTTAATACACAGATTTCTGTAGGCCTGAGTTTATTTTTCATTGGATGACAGTATAAATAAAACTAATACAAATAATTGCCTCGGGTCATTTATTTAATAGGTTCACTGGTCTCAAAAATACCATTTAGTTTCATAATTCTTACATATGATAGTTTAAAACAAAACAGTGACTATGATAATCTCCATAAACAACAATAAAAATCATCGACACCatacctaacccttctagggtagggtaggtgcctgagcccgagcctttagctcataagactgtcattcccatttgcccccttggggtggggatggcagaccagagaggcctagcttgtggctaggtctggggacagttggtcccaaagatgaggaggtacttgtgcctcctcccatgggagacttaggtctcagacactccctaaagggggagccaaggccgggccaccacttggaaaaggcccgggccgggagaatactggctaatctttaactaactaactaacaataaaaataatgaaagttCCTTATAGGTACATAGGGTGATTATTAAACTGTGTCATCATATATTTTCTCAACGAATAGCTAACAAAGCTATAAAATAGACTTAAGAAAACGATAACTATTTGCTAATAGTGTTTTTAAACATATGTGCAGTGTTGTCATCATTTAAACCGACATACATCACTGCTACTTTTTGAGATACGCTAAACATTGTTATATGTgttttcattattattgttatcgaTGCTCAGGGAAGCGGAATA encodes the following:
- the LOC128703716 gene encoding uncharacterized protein; translation: MCLAAWMFLTIITWCSYAHAAPAPPMAAALSQPNHIFGSSKKLDNSIDLPEKELQRFFFPGSQAMMENVDDLYHLSEPDSNKGYSGRNYLRFGRSIDRHINSTPSRLVKRDVSAVHNAKSPESGEITFQRMKRGTPSMYMSLPPHSPFAWARDIRPEEETFNVASSEDSQDVNKRGYMNFLRFGNCQDEV